The segment GGAGATCGATCATTTCGAAGGCAGCGTTCATTTTTGATAAACCAGGTACTATATTCCTGCTGGCACTGCCGGTCGGGATCCTTACAGCGGTCCTCGACCCTACATCATTTGCAGGCAACCCGAATTATTTCGGTGGCTGGGGAATATTTGTCTATCCTATCATCCTGTTCTATGGATTCCTCATAGCTTCTAATGGGAGATTGGAGGAAGCCATCCAAAAACACGCAAAAGTTGCATTGGTACTGGCAGTGACAACTTTCCCGATCATCCTTTGGTTCATACAATCCGTACTTGACGGGACATACTACTTCGGAAGCTATGGGTATGCAGGAGTAATGCTGCTTCGCTCATTCAATATGTGGTGCTGGCTGATCGCCTTCCTGGGATACGGAAAGAAATACCTGAGCTTCAATAACAGCACACTGAAATATGCTAATGAAGGACTCATAGCCATTTACATACTTCATCAAACCGTTATCCAGCTCGTTGGATTTTTTATTGCAAACTGGGAGATGGGCATATACCCCAAGTACATGATACTCGCCACTACATCGTTCATAGTGATCCTGTTGATATATGAGATCGTCATCCGGCGTATCAATGTCATAAGATTCCTTTTCGGCATGAAACAAAAGAAATAAGCGGTGACAAAATGAACCTCCCGCCAATAAAGCAAGTGATCTACCAAAGGCCAGCACTCCCGGGCCTAGCTATCAGCAGCATTCTCCTGATAGGCTTCCTGATGCAGGAGTACCTGTTGGGTCGTTTCACGCTGATCTTTGAAAATGATTATTTGCTGCAGGACTTCTGGATCGCTGTTGTCCATTGTTTACTGGCAGGTTATCTCCCAAGTGCATATTTTTATCTTCTACGTGGCACGAGGAAAACCTTCAAAGATCTAAAAAATATTCTAAAACCGACAACTGAAACCCCGGGTATAGATGCAACAGTACATATTGAGAAGAAATATCTGATCGTCTGGGGGTTTGTGGGCTTATTGATAACATTTTCACTACCCTACCAAACAGCTACATCCCCCTGGGACCCGGCAACGTGGTACCCGGAAGTTGCCTGGCATCGTGTTCTCGAACCTTTCATTGGTTTATGGGCTGGCTGGTTCTTTGGTGCTGTCTGGTTTACCTCAACACGGACCTCCAGGCTGGCTGCAAGGATAGAATCCATTGACCTGTTAGACATGAGCCCGTTATCACCCTTTGTAAAACAGGGCCTTTTGACAACCCTGCTAACCATAGGAATGATATCGATCTTCAGCTTGCTTCTGCTCGATCCGGGAGAGTGGCCTGTTGTTGCCAGGGCTTATCTTGGATCCATAACACTCGCATTGATCGGATTCTGGTTGCCAATTAGAGGAGTACACAAGCGAATCCGTGAGAGCAAGAAAGAGGAACTTAAGTGGACACGTGAAAGGATACACGATTCTGAAGCTCTCCTGCATAACAATTCACCCGACATTTCACCCGGACACATGGCAGACCTGATCGAACACATGAAGCTGATCGAAGATGTGCAGGAATGGCCTTTTGAAAGCCTCACAATTGTACACGTGTTGGCATATCTGCTGATACCTCTGGCATCCTGGGCAGGGGGACTGTTTATCGAAAGTCTGCTGAGTGTTATTTTTACTATGTGAGATCCTAATGACCAAGAAGTGAGCACAATGCTATTATATTTCACCAGTTAATTCCATTTAATATGAACATCAAAGGATCGATCTTCTGTTTTCTACTTTTTGTGATCATTTGCTCATGCATGGGTTGCATAGCAGAAGAAGATGAAGGATATCCGGAAGAGAATGAATTGCCAGATATTGAAGATCCGGAAAATACAACAACTGAACAAATTGAGACATATAACGCAACTCTCAAAAAAACCGCGATACTTGATCTTGAAAATGGATATTCACTGAAGATTTTGGAGATCGATCGGAAGGAGAACTTTGCAGAATTTTCCTTACGCAAAGATGGGATACAGTATTCCAGAAAGACAATATCCACAGGTCAGACATATGATGTGAAGGATCCGGACGGAGAAAATACCGTTTACACTATAAAGCTGGACAAGATCTACGACAGCAGTTTTTCCATTGACCTCACCTATGAGCTGAAGCCGGAGATATATCTGGAAACTGAACCAATAACTATTGAGCCTGAAACCAAAGTCACAGTAAAACTGACCGATGATTCCATCACACGTACCTATGAATGGGAATATGACAACAAAGACTTCTTGCTACAAGCTGAATACTACAAAGAGAGCTACGAATTATATTCAGAAAGAAGCAGAAGCAGGGATTATGACCAGTTTGCCAATGATCCTTATGATGACGTTGTGATCTCTCAGATTACCACACAAATGGAATCTCTAGCAGCTGAAGGTGGTTATGTAGAGGATGAGATTCCCTATATTGCAACGTCTTTCGTCCAATCCCTTCCTTATATCAGTGATAGTGCTTCCGCAGGCTACGATGAATACCCAAGATTCCCGTTCGAGACATTATATCATGGTGGTGGGGACTGTGAAGATTCATCCATCCTCCTGGCATCACTTCTGCACGAAATGGGATATGGTGTCGCACTGATACTGTTACCTGACCACATGGCAGTGGGTGTGCAGGGAGATGACAGCCTCTCAGGAAGCTACTATGAATATAATGGTGTCAAATATTTCTATCTCGAAACAACTAATTCCGGATGGGATGTTGGCGTAATACCAAATGAATATCGAAACACAGAAGCAATAATAACTCCGATAGGCTATGGATATCCACAATTACAAATAGAATTCACAGGAAGCGGAAAAATAACAGCTGCATATACATATGTGGATCTGGACATTGAAGTTACGAACGTTGGTTCTGCAACTGCGGAAGATGTGATAATTTATACTTATCTTGAGTCTACCGAAGAAGGTATGGCCTGGGATCAGGCCCAGAGTGATGAGATCCCGGAAATTGAAGCTGAGAATGGAGCAACATATACTGTAACCAACATGAAGGTCCCGGTTGGTCAGGAATATCGTGTCGTTGTAATTAGTTGGGGATCAAATGCTGAGCAAGCGTATGTTTACAGTGATTGGGTCAACTCTTGAGCAAGGTCATAAATACAGAATAATCCATAAATAGAATTTAACTTCAAATTTAGTTAATAGCATCCAAATGTGGGGGCATAGGAATTTCCGAAGATAAATGTAAAGATGAAGAACCGGAAGAACTGTTACAGGACTCGGAAAAGAACTACCGCCTCATCTTTGAGAACTCACCCCTGGGGATCTTCCATTTTGATCAGAACGGAATGATAACACACTGCAATAATAAATTCCTCGAAATTGTCTCCGCCCCAAGAGAAGACATAATTGGCTTTAACATGGTTACTTCCATCAGGGATGAAATGATGAGGAGCGCCGTAAAAGCAGCCCTTTCAAGAAAACCTGGTCATTTTGAAGGGAAATATTGCACTGTGATCAGTGGGAAACTGATCTACATAAAAGCTGATTATAACCCAAACATATCGGAAGAGGGCGAGCTGCTGGGCGGTATCGGTATCTTTGAGGATATCAGCGAACGTAAAGCAGCAGAAGATGCACTAAAGGAATCTGAAAAGAAATACCGCCTGATATTTGAGAACTCACCTCTGGGGATATTCCACTTTGACCAGAACGGAATAATAACACATTGCAATGAAGAATTCCTTGAGATCATCGCTGCCTCCAGAAAAGATATCATCGGCTTTAACATGGTTACTTCCATCCGGGATGAAATGATGAGGAATGCCGTGAAAACGGTGCTTTCCGGAAATCCAGGCCATTATGAGAACGTTTACCATTCCGTGATCAGTGGTAAGATCACTCCGATCAAAGCAGAATACAACCCGAACATATCAGAAGATGGCGAGCTGATGGGTGGTATCGGAATCTTTGAAGATATCACACGGCGCAAAGAAGCTGAAGATGCCTGGAAGCTCGATGAATACCGTCTTCAAACACTTCTGGAACTTAACCAGATGACAGACAGAGCAATGCAGGAGATCATAGACTTTTCCCGCGAAGAAGCTGTCCTGCTCACCCGAAGCAAACTTGGTTATATCGCATTCGTAAACGATGTTGAGACAATTCTCACAATGCATTCATGGTCAGAAAATGCTATGCAGGAATGCAACATAAGGGACAAGCCTAAAGTTTATACCTTGAAAAGCACAGGACTATGGGGAGAAGCACTTAGACAGCGAAAACCTATAATCACAAATGATTACAATGCTCCGAATCCTTTAAAGAGAGGATACCCAAAAGACCATGTGAAACTGACCCGTCACATGAACATTCCTGTATTCGATGGTAAAAGAATAGTTGTAGTGGCAGGTGTGGGGAACAAAGAGGAAGAGTATGATGAATCCGACGTTCGCCAGCTTACATTGCTTATGGAAGGAATGTGGAGAATCATCCAGAGAAAGCGATCCGAAGAGGCACTCCAAAAGTATGCGGATGAGCTTTCAAAGGTTAACATGGAACTGGAAAAAGCAAACAAGGAGCTCAAATCCCTTGATGTGATGAAAGATGAGTTCCTGTCCAACATAAGCCATGAGCTTAAAACACCACTTGTTTCCATCAAAGGTTATGGGGAACTTATTTCAGAAGAAACGCTGGGAGCACTTAACGAGCAACAAAAAAAGGCAGTCGGTGTGGTCCTGCGAAATTCTGAACGACTTCGACGTTTGATAGAATCGCTATTATTCATCAGTGGAATTGAGTCAAAGACCCTCCAGTATCAGTTCGAAAAGGTACAGATGGCAGAGATTATAGATGATGTGACAAATGATGTGGACTTGCCGATCAAAGAGAAAGGATTGAGAACTGAAAGATCTGTGCCTGATGACCTGCCCCTGATAGATGGAGACAAAACAAAGCTTTCCGACATGCTGACGAACCTCATTGATAATGCGATCAAGTTTACCCCTTCAGGCGGTATGATCATCCTGAAAGCATACGAGGAGGAAAAACACCTGCATATTGAAATAACAGATACAGGAATCGGAATTCCTCAGGAACTCATACCAAACCTGTTCCAGAGGTTCTACCAGATCGATGCCTCTATCAAACGTAAATATGGAGGTACCGGAGTGGGACTCTACATTTCCAGGAGCATCGTTGAAGCTCACAAAGGGGAAATCTGGATTGAAAGTGAAGAAGGCAAGGGTACCACCGTCCACATCAGATTGCCACGGTGAAAAGTTATTCGAAGAATTCCTTCAGGTCATCGATGTTCAGTGAAACGTCGAATTCCTTGAGCCTGAAAAATTTCTTCGCCCTCATATCATCCTCTTCAAGACGAAGATCGCTTTCTACAAATCCGGCCTTTTCAAGTCGCTTTAAGTGAAGATACAGGACCTGTCGGGAAACATTGAGCTCTTTGGCAAGCTCATACACATACCATTCCCTTTCTGAAAGCATGTAAAGAAGCTTAAGCCTCAGAGGATGGGAAAGAGCTTCCCCTATAGATACTACCTGCTGCATTGTTCTTCCCATAATAAGACCGACCGAAGAATAAAGTTGATCTTAATATATCAGATCTCTTCCAGTTTCTCTTTGATCTCCTCTACGGTCTTTTTGATCTCAGCAACATCTTTCTCCATCCTGACAAGCTTCTCATTGTTTTGAGAGCCCGCAAACCCGGACCTGTTAATGAAGAAGATTACTATGCCTACAACCAATAGAATAAGAAGAATTTCCAGAAGAAAATCCAATAGACTAAATGTATTGTAATAGTGCATCATAGTTGTTTACAAGATGTTCGTGTTTTCATATTAACTTTTACTAAAATCCCATGCAAATGAACTAAGAAAACCGGACTTATTCCAGCTTCCTTAATATCTTATCCAGAGTTTCGCGATTGCTCTCAACCTGTTCTTCAATACGGGATAACCTAAGGTCACGGTCATCTCTGGTATTGTATGATCCATTATTGAAACCGCACGACCTTTTATTGAAGAATGAAGCTACTAACCAGATAAGAGCTATCAATATCAGCAAATTGAATATCATAGCAAAACCTCCCAGATCTCCAAAGATTCCGTAGTCACCATACATTCCGTACCACATCATAGGATCACCTTCTTTTTAAGACCGAATTCTTCATGTGATAGTTGATGGCCCCTGCCAAAGGCGTGTGTGGGTGATTCAAAGATTAATGGCAGGGGTCCACAAAGTTGATTCATCAGTAACGATACATTCTACTATATCCCATTCCAGGACCATGACCCATTCCGTAGCCGTAGCCATACATCATCCCATA is part of the Methanococcoides methylutens MM1 genome and harbors:
- a CDS encoding PAS domain S-box protein, coding for MLQDSEKNYRLIFENSPLGIFHFDQNGMITHCNNKFLEIVSAPREDIIGFNMVTSIRDEMMRSAVKAALSRKPGHFEGKYCTVISGKLIYIKADYNPNISEEGELLGGIGIFEDISERKAAEDALKESEKKYRLIFENSPLGIFHFDQNGIITHCNEEFLEIIAASRKDIIGFNMVTSIRDEMMRNAVKTVLSGNPGHYENVYHSVISGKITPIKAEYNPNISEDGELMGGIGIFEDITRRKEAEDAWKLDEYRLQTLLELNQMTDRAMQEIIDFSREEAVLLTRSKLGYIAFVNDVETILTMHSWSENAMQECNIRDKPKVYTLKSTGLWGEALRQRKPIITNDYNAPNPLKRGYPKDHVKLTRHMNIPVFDGKRIVVVAGVGNKEEEYDESDVRQLTLLMEGMWRIIQRKRSEEALQKYADELSKVNMELEKANKELKSLDVMKDEFLSNISHELKTPLVSIKGYGELISEETLGALNEQQKKAVGVVLRNSERLRRLIESLLFISGIESKTLQYQFEKVQMAEIIDDVTNDVDLPIKEKGLRTERSVPDDLPLIDGDKTKLSDMLTNLIDNAIKFTPSGGMIILKAYEEEKHLHIEITDTGIGIPQELIPNLFQRFYQIDASIKRKYGGTGVGLYISRSIVEAHKGEIWIESEEGKGTTVHIRLPR
- a CDS encoding winged helix-turn-helix domain-containing protein, which produces MGRTMQQVVSIGEALSHPLRLKLLYMLSEREWYVYELAKELNVSRQVLYLHLKRLEKAGFVESDLRLEEDDMRAKKFFRLKEFDVSLNIDDLKEFFE